The Toxotes jaculatrix isolate fToxJac2 chromosome 14, fToxJac2.pri, whole genome shotgun sequence genome window below encodes:
- the esyt2a gene encoding extended synaptotagmin-2-A isoform X2, with product MSNRMEGSAGPGVRENGPVAAPSSPVSSTMPAPLSPEELEEEQQSSLTEVTQMWIKFAKTFAIIFPIYILGYFEFSFSWVLIGLALLFYWRKNHGSKDYRINRALAFLEHEEKAVRQSVPTTELPPWVHYPDVERVEWLNKTVKQMWPFICQFVDKLFRETIEPAVKGANPHLSSFCFTKIDMGDKPLRVNGVKVYTENVDKRQIIMDLQISFVGNTEIDVDIKKYYCRAGIKSIQLHGVMRVVMEPLLGDMPLIGALSVFFLKRPLLDINWTGLTNMLDIPGVNGLCDNIIQDIIYSQLVLPNAIKIPLVGEAQLAQLRFPVPKGVLRIHFLEAQDLLGKDKFLGGLIKGKSDPYGVIQVGTQLFQSKVIHETVNPKWNEVYEALVYDHSGPNLGIELFDEDPDKDDFLGSLMMDLSELQKEQRVDEWFVLDDVATGKVHLKLEWLSLLPTPEKLDQALTSIRAERGQANDGLSSALLIIFLDSARNLPRNPLEFNQAGLKKASVSKAIKSGKKVTSDPSPFVQFRVGHKSFESKTRYKTNEPLWEENFSFLIHNPKSQELEVEVKDEKHDCSLGTLTVPLSRLLEAKDMTLNQRFPLTNSGPSCTLKMKMALRVLCLDKDTSSSSNSTPSLVQVRKTDSSRPTPRPSVSSESPKPPSSTSDIPRSASVSAQDLLNRRRETEEPVRSPGSTDLGQGGGGGGAAGGGQTLAETGRSTSNLAISGSQQYLAGGKEPTPSIASDISNPYATQELQLRLQQLQNGSGPSHFPLGEIQLTVRHSSQRNKLIVVVHSCRNLIAFTDHGSDPYVRLYLLPDKRRSGRRKTHTYKKMLNPVYDQTFEFSVSLVELHRRTLDVAVKNGGGLLSKHKGLLGKVLVDLTHEDITKGWTQWYELSEDGLTKHHQL from the exons ATGAGTAACAGGATGGAGGGTTCAGCGGGACCAGGTGTCAGGGAGAATGGACCGGTGGCGGCGCCCAGCAGCCCGGTGAGCTCCACAATGCCCGCGCCTCTCTCTccggaagagctggaagaagaGCAGCAGTCGTCACTGACAGAGGTCACCCAAATGTGGATTAAGTTTGCCAAGACCTTCGCCATCATCTTCCCGATCTACATCTTGGGATACTTTGAGTTCAGCTTCAGCTGGGTTCTGATCGGACTCGCCCTGTTGTTCTATTGGAGGAAGAACCATGGCAGTAAGGACTACAGGATAAACCGTGCCTTAGCCTTCCTGGAGCATGAGGAGAAAGCAGTGAGGCAAAGTGTGCCTACCACTGAGCTGCCACCGTGG GTCCATTATCCAGATGTGGAGAGAGTGGAGTGGCTGAATAAG aCGGTGAAGCAGATGTGGCCGTTCATCTGCCAGTTCGTGGACAAGCTGTTCAGGGAGACCATCGAGCCGGCGGTGAAGGGCGCCAACCCTCACCTCAGCTCCTTCTGCTTCACCAAGATCGACATGGGCGACAAG ccgCTGAGAGTGAACGGGGTCAAAGTTTACACAGAGAACGTGGACAAGAGGCAGATCATCATGGACCTGCAAATCAG TTTTGTGGGGAATACAGAGATTGACGTGGACATCAAGAAATACTATTGCAGAGCTGGAATCAAAAGTATACAG CTTCATGGAGTGATGAGAGTGGTGATGGAGCCGCTGCTGGGTGACATGCCTCTGATCGGtgccctgtctgtctttttcctcaAGAGACCA ttGCTGGACATCAATTGGACAGGACTCACAAACATGCTGGACATTCCCGGTGTCAA TGGTTTATGTGACAACATCATCCAGGACATCATCTACAGCCAACTGGTCCTGCCCAACGCAATCAAAATCCCTCTGGTGGGAGAGGCCCAGCTGGCCCAGCTACGCTTCCCCGTGCCCAAg GGTGTCCTGAGAATCCACTTCCTCGAAGCCCAGGACTTGCTGGGTAAAGACAAGTTCCTGGGAGGGCTGATCAAAGGCAAGTCAGACCCGTATGGAGTCATCCAGGTCGGGACGCAGCTCTTCCAGAGCAAAGTCATCCACGAGACTGTCAACCCAAAGTGGAACGAAGTGTACGAG GCCTTGGTGTACGATCACTCAGGACCGAATCTGGGGATTGAGCTGTTTGATGAAGACCCTGATAAAGACGACTTTCTGGGAAG tctgatgATGGACCTGTCCGAGCTGCAGAAGGAACAGAGGGTCGATGAG TGGTTTGTGTTGGACGATGTGGCCACAGGGAAGGTGCACCTCAAACTGGAGTGGTTGTCTCTGCTGCCCACGCCTGAGAAGCTGGACCAG GCACTGACGAGCATCAGAGCCGAACGCGGTCAAGCCAACGACGGCCTGTCGTCTGCGCTGCTCATCATCTTCCTGGATTCGGCCAGAAACCTGCCG CGCAATCCGTTAGAGTTCAACCAAGCGGGGCTGAAGAAGGCCTCGGTCAGTAAGGCCATCAAG tCCGGTAAAAAAGTGACCAGTGATCCCAGTCCGTTTGTCCAGTTCAGAGTGGGACACAAATCCTTTGAGAGCAAG ACCAGATATAAGACCAATGAACCACTGTGGGAGGAGAACTTCAGCTTCCTCATCCACAACCCCAAAAGCCAAGAGTTGGAGGTCGAG GTGAAGGATGAGAAACACGATTGTTCGCTGGGGACACTCACGGTGCCTCTGAGTCGCCTGCTGGAGGCAAAGGACATGACGCTGAACCAGCGCTTCCCCCTCACGAACTCCGGACCGAGCTGCACCCTCAAGATGAAGATGGCTCTGCGG GTGTTGTGCCTGGATAAGGACACTTCTTCATCCTCAAACTCCACCCCGTCCTTGGTGCAGGTCCGCAAGACCGACTCCTCCAGACCGACCCCGCGgccctctgtttcctcagagtcCCCGAagcctccttcctccacctccgACATCCCTCGCTCTGCCTCTGTGTCGGCCCAGGACCTGCTGAACCGgcggagggagacagaggaacCCGTTAGGTCTCCTGGAAGCACAGACCTGGggcagggtggaggaggaggaggagcagcaggagggggTCAGACCCTGGCGGAGACCGGGAGGAGCACCTCTAACCTGGCCATCTCTGGCTCCCAGCAGTACCTGGCCGGAGGCAAGGAGCCGACGCCCAGCATCGCATCAGACATCTCCAACCCCTACGCTActcaggagctgcagctgaggctcCAGCAGCTGCAAAA tggTTCAGGCCCCAGTCATTTCCCGCTGGGTGAGATCCAGCTGACGGTCAGACACAGCTCGCAGAGGAACAAACTCATCGTGGTCGTTCACAGCTGCAG AAACCTGATAGCGTTCACTGATCATGGGTCAGATCCGTATGTCCGCCTCTACCTGCTGCCTGACAAACGGAGGTCGGGCAGGAGGAAAACTCACACTTACAAGAAAATGCTCAACCCCGTTTATGATCAGAC gtTTGAGTTCAGTGTCTCCCTCGTGGAGCTCCACAGACGGACTCTGGATGTCGCCGTGAAGAACGGTGGAGGTCTGCTCTCCAAACACAAAGGCCTTCTGGGAAAG GTTCTGGTGGATTTGACTCATGAGGACATCACCAAGGGTTGGACACAATG gTATGAGCTGAGTGAAGACGGCCTGACGAAGCATCACCAGCTATAG
- the esyt2a gene encoding extended synaptotagmin-2 isoform X3, with protein sequence MSNRMEGSAGPGVRENGPVAAPSSPVSSTMPAPLSPEELEEEQQSSLTEVTQMWIKFAKTFAIIFPIYILGYFEFSFSWVLIGLALLFYWRKNHGSKDYRINRALAFLEHEEKAVRQSVPTTELPPWVHYPDVERVEWLNKTVKQMWPFICQFVDKLFRETIEPAVKGANPHLSSFCFTKIDMGDKPLRVNGVKVYTENVDKRQIIMDLQISFVGNTEIDVDIKKYYCRAGIKSIQLHGVMRVVMEPLLGDMPLIGALSVFFLKRPLLDINWTGLTNMLDIPGVNGLCDNIIQDIIYSQLVLPNAIKIPLVGEAQLAQLRFPVPKGVLRIHFLEAQDLLGKDKFLGGLIKGKSDPYGVIQVGTQLFQSKVIHETVNPKWNEVYEALVYDHSGPNLGIELFDEDPDKDDFLGSLMMDLSELQKEQRVDEWFVLDDVATGKVHLKLEWLSLLPTPEKLDQALTSIRAERGQANDGLSSALLIIFLDSARNLPSGKKVTSDPSPFVQFRVGHKSFESKTRYKTNEPLWEENFSFLIHNPKSQELEVEVKDEKHDCSLGTLTVPLSRLLEAKDMTLNQRFPLTNSGPSCTLKMKMALRVLCLDKDTSSSSNSTPSLVQVRKTDSSRPTPRPSVSSESPKPPSSTSDIPRSASVSAQDLLNRRRETEEPVRSPGSTDLGQGGGGGGAAGGGQTLAETGRSTSNLAISGSQQYLAGGKEPTPSIASDISNPYATQELQLRLQQLQNGSGPSHFPLGEIQLTVRHSSQRNKLIVVVHSCRNLIAFTDHGSDPYVRLYLLPDKRRSGRRKTHTYKKMLNPVYDQTFEFSVSLVELHRRTLDVAVKNGGGLLSKHKGLLGKVLVDLTHEDITKGWTQWYELSEDGLTKHHQL encoded by the exons ATGAGTAACAGGATGGAGGGTTCAGCGGGACCAGGTGTCAGGGAGAATGGACCGGTGGCGGCGCCCAGCAGCCCGGTGAGCTCCACAATGCCCGCGCCTCTCTCTccggaagagctggaagaagaGCAGCAGTCGTCACTGACAGAGGTCACCCAAATGTGGATTAAGTTTGCCAAGACCTTCGCCATCATCTTCCCGATCTACATCTTGGGATACTTTGAGTTCAGCTTCAGCTGGGTTCTGATCGGACTCGCCCTGTTGTTCTATTGGAGGAAGAACCATGGCAGTAAGGACTACAGGATAAACCGTGCCTTAGCCTTCCTGGAGCATGAGGAGAAAGCAGTGAGGCAAAGTGTGCCTACCACTGAGCTGCCACCGTGG GTCCATTATCCAGATGTGGAGAGAGTGGAGTGGCTGAATAAG aCGGTGAAGCAGATGTGGCCGTTCATCTGCCAGTTCGTGGACAAGCTGTTCAGGGAGACCATCGAGCCGGCGGTGAAGGGCGCCAACCCTCACCTCAGCTCCTTCTGCTTCACCAAGATCGACATGGGCGACAAG ccgCTGAGAGTGAACGGGGTCAAAGTTTACACAGAGAACGTGGACAAGAGGCAGATCATCATGGACCTGCAAATCAG TTTTGTGGGGAATACAGAGATTGACGTGGACATCAAGAAATACTATTGCAGAGCTGGAATCAAAAGTATACAG CTTCATGGAGTGATGAGAGTGGTGATGGAGCCGCTGCTGGGTGACATGCCTCTGATCGGtgccctgtctgtctttttcctcaAGAGACCA ttGCTGGACATCAATTGGACAGGACTCACAAACATGCTGGACATTCCCGGTGTCAA TGGTTTATGTGACAACATCATCCAGGACATCATCTACAGCCAACTGGTCCTGCCCAACGCAATCAAAATCCCTCTGGTGGGAGAGGCCCAGCTGGCCCAGCTACGCTTCCCCGTGCCCAAg GGTGTCCTGAGAATCCACTTCCTCGAAGCCCAGGACTTGCTGGGTAAAGACAAGTTCCTGGGAGGGCTGATCAAAGGCAAGTCAGACCCGTATGGAGTCATCCAGGTCGGGACGCAGCTCTTCCAGAGCAAAGTCATCCACGAGACTGTCAACCCAAAGTGGAACGAAGTGTACGAG GCCTTGGTGTACGATCACTCAGGACCGAATCTGGGGATTGAGCTGTTTGATGAAGACCCTGATAAAGACGACTTTCTGGGAAG tctgatgATGGACCTGTCCGAGCTGCAGAAGGAACAGAGGGTCGATGAG TGGTTTGTGTTGGACGATGTGGCCACAGGGAAGGTGCACCTCAAACTGGAGTGGTTGTCTCTGCTGCCCACGCCTGAGAAGCTGGACCAG GCACTGACGAGCATCAGAGCCGAACGCGGTCAAGCCAACGACGGCCTGTCGTCTGCGCTGCTCATCATCTTCCTGGATTCGGCCAGAAACCTGCCG tCCGGTAAAAAAGTGACCAGTGATCCCAGTCCGTTTGTCCAGTTCAGAGTGGGACACAAATCCTTTGAGAGCAAG ACCAGATATAAGACCAATGAACCACTGTGGGAGGAGAACTTCAGCTTCCTCATCCACAACCCCAAAAGCCAAGAGTTGGAGGTCGAG GTGAAGGATGAGAAACACGATTGTTCGCTGGGGACACTCACGGTGCCTCTGAGTCGCCTGCTGGAGGCAAAGGACATGACGCTGAACCAGCGCTTCCCCCTCACGAACTCCGGACCGAGCTGCACCCTCAAGATGAAGATGGCTCTGCGG GTGTTGTGCCTGGATAAGGACACTTCTTCATCCTCAAACTCCACCCCGTCCTTGGTGCAGGTCCGCAAGACCGACTCCTCCAGACCGACCCCGCGgccctctgtttcctcagagtcCCCGAagcctccttcctccacctccgACATCCCTCGCTCTGCCTCTGTGTCGGCCCAGGACCTGCTGAACCGgcggagggagacagaggaacCCGTTAGGTCTCCTGGAAGCACAGACCTGGggcagggtggaggaggaggaggagcagcaggagggggTCAGACCCTGGCGGAGACCGGGAGGAGCACCTCTAACCTGGCCATCTCTGGCTCCCAGCAGTACCTGGCCGGAGGCAAGGAGCCGACGCCCAGCATCGCATCAGACATCTCCAACCCCTACGCTActcaggagctgcagctgaggctcCAGCAGCTGCAAAA tggTTCAGGCCCCAGTCATTTCCCGCTGGGTGAGATCCAGCTGACGGTCAGACACAGCTCGCAGAGGAACAAACTCATCGTGGTCGTTCACAGCTGCAG AAACCTGATAGCGTTCACTGATCATGGGTCAGATCCGTATGTCCGCCTCTACCTGCTGCCTGACAAACGGAGGTCGGGCAGGAGGAAAACTCACACTTACAAGAAAATGCTCAACCCCGTTTATGATCAGAC gtTTGAGTTCAGTGTCTCCCTCGTGGAGCTCCACAGACGGACTCTGGATGTCGCCGTGAAGAACGGTGGAGGTCTGCTCTCCAAACACAAAGGCCTTCTGGGAAAG GTTCTGGTGGATTTGACTCATGAGGACATCACCAAGGGTTGGACACAATG gTATGAGCTGAGTGAAGACGGCCTGACGAAGCATCACCAGCTATAG
- the esyt2a gene encoding extended synaptotagmin-2 isoform X1: MSNRMEGSAGPGVRENGPVAAPSSPVSSTMPAPLSPEELEEEQQSSLTEVTQMWIKFAKTFAIIFPIYILGYFEFSFSWVLIGLALLFYWRKNHGSKDYRINRALAFLEHEEKAVRQSVPTTELPPWVHYPDVERVEWLNKTVKQMWPFICQFVDKLFRETIEPAVKGANPHLSSFCFTKIDMGDKPLRVNGVKVYTENVDKRQIIMDLQISFVGNTEIDVDIKKYYCRAGIKSIQLHGVMRVVMEPLLGDMPLIGALSVFFLKRPLLDINWTGLTNMLDIPGVNGLCDNIIQDIIYSQLVLPNAIKIPLVGEAQLAQLRFPVPKGVLRIHFLEAQDLLGKDKFLGGLIKGKSDPYGVIQVGTQLFQSKVIHETVNPKWNEVYEALVYDHSGPNLGIELFDEDPDKDDFLGSLMMDLSELQKEQRVDEWFVLDDVATGKVHLKLEWLSLLPTPEKLDQALTSIRAERGQANDGLSSALLIIFLDSARNLPSVFEGNLGSGYLKERRAAGLVFCENTASLYRTLFSGKKVTSDPSPFVQFRVGHKSFESKTRYKTNEPLWEENFSFLIHNPKSQELEVEVKDEKHDCSLGTLTVPLSRLLEAKDMTLNQRFPLTNSGPSCTLKMKMALRVLCLDKDTSSSSNSTPSLVQVRKTDSSRPTPRPSVSSESPKPPSSTSDIPRSASVSAQDLLNRRRETEEPVRSPGSTDLGQGGGGGGAAGGGQTLAETGRSTSNLAISGSQQYLAGGKEPTPSIASDISNPYATQELQLRLQQLQNGSGPSHFPLGEIQLTVRHSSQRNKLIVVVHSCRNLIAFTDHGSDPYVRLYLLPDKRRSGRRKTHTYKKMLNPVYDQTFEFSVSLVELHRRTLDVAVKNGGGLLSKHKGLLGKVLVDLTHEDITKGWTQWYELSEDGLTKHHQL, encoded by the exons ATGAGTAACAGGATGGAGGGTTCAGCGGGACCAGGTGTCAGGGAGAATGGACCGGTGGCGGCGCCCAGCAGCCCGGTGAGCTCCACAATGCCCGCGCCTCTCTCTccggaagagctggaagaagaGCAGCAGTCGTCACTGACAGAGGTCACCCAAATGTGGATTAAGTTTGCCAAGACCTTCGCCATCATCTTCCCGATCTACATCTTGGGATACTTTGAGTTCAGCTTCAGCTGGGTTCTGATCGGACTCGCCCTGTTGTTCTATTGGAGGAAGAACCATGGCAGTAAGGACTACAGGATAAACCGTGCCTTAGCCTTCCTGGAGCATGAGGAGAAAGCAGTGAGGCAAAGTGTGCCTACCACTGAGCTGCCACCGTGG GTCCATTATCCAGATGTGGAGAGAGTGGAGTGGCTGAATAAG aCGGTGAAGCAGATGTGGCCGTTCATCTGCCAGTTCGTGGACAAGCTGTTCAGGGAGACCATCGAGCCGGCGGTGAAGGGCGCCAACCCTCACCTCAGCTCCTTCTGCTTCACCAAGATCGACATGGGCGACAAG ccgCTGAGAGTGAACGGGGTCAAAGTTTACACAGAGAACGTGGACAAGAGGCAGATCATCATGGACCTGCAAATCAG TTTTGTGGGGAATACAGAGATTGACGTGGACATCAAGAAATACTATTGCAGAGCTGGAATCAAAAGTATACAG CTTCATGGAGTGATGAGAGTGGTGATGGAGCCGCTGCTGGGTGACATGCCTCTGATCGGtgccctgtctgtctttttcctcaAGAGACCA ttGCTGGACATCAATTGGACAGGACTCACAAACATGCTGGACATTCCCGGTGTCAA TGGTTTATGTGACAACATCATCCAGGACATCATCTACAGCCAACTGGTCCTGCCCAACGCAATCAAAATCCCTCTGGTGGGAGAGGCCCAGCTGGCCCAGCTACGCTTCCCCGTGCCCAAg GGTGTCCTGAGAATCCACTTCCTCGAAGCCCAGGACTTGCTGGGTAAAGACAAGTTCCTGGGAGGGCTGATCAAAGGCAAGTCAGACCCGTATGGAGTCATCCAGGTCGGGACGCAGCTCTTCCAGAGCAAAGTCATCCACGAGACTGTCAACCCAAAGTGGAACGAAGTGTACGAG GCCTTGGTGTACGATCACTCAGGACCGAATCTGGGGATTGAGCTGTTTGATGAAGACCCTGATAAAGACGACTTTCTGGGAAG tctgatgATGGACCTGTCCGAGCTGCAGAAGGAACAGAGGGTCGATGAG TGGTTTGTGTTGGACGATGTGGCCACAGGGAAGGTGCACCTCAAACTGGAGTGGTTGTCTCTGCTGCCCACGCCTGAGAAGCTGGACCAG GCACTGACGAGCATCAGAGCCGAACGCGGTCAAGCCAACGACGGCCTGTCGTCTGCGCTGCTCATCATCTTCCTGGATTCGGCCAGAAACCTGCCG AGCGTCTTCGAGGGGAACTTGGGCTCGGGCTATTTAAAGGAGAGGCGGGCGGCGGGCCTCGTGTTTTGCGAGAACACGGCCTCTCTCTATAGGACCTTATTT tCCGGTAAAAAAGTGACCAGTGATCCCAGTCCGTTTGTCCAGTTCAGAGTGGGACACAAATCCTTTGAGAGCAAG ACCAGATATAAGACCAATGAACCACTGTGGGAGGAGAACTTCAGCTTCCTCATCCACAACCCCAAAAGCCAAGAGTTGGAGGTCGAG GTGAAGGATGAGAAACACGATTGTTCGCTGGGGACACTCACGGTGCCTCTGAGTCGCCTGCTGGAGGCAAAGGACATGACGCTGAACCAGCGCTTCCCCCTCACGAACTCCGGACCGAGCTGCACCCTCAAGATGAAGATGGCTCTGCGG GTGTTGTGCCTGGATAAGGACACTTCTTCATCCTCAAACTCCACCCCGTCCTTGGTGCAGGTCCGCAAGACCGACTCCTCCAGACCGACCCCGCGgccctctgtttcctcagagtcCCCGAagcctccttcctccacctccgACATCCCTCGCTCTGCCTCTGTGTCGGCCCAGGACCTGCTGAACCGgcggagggagacagaggaacCCGTTAGGTCTCCTGGAAGCACAGACCTGGggcagggtggaggaggaggaggagcagcaggagggggTCAGACCCTGGCGGAGACCGGGAGGAGCACCTCTAACCTGGCCATCTCTGGCTCCCAGCAGTACCTGGCCGGAGGCAAGGAGCCGACGCCCAGCATCGCATCAGACATCTCCAACCCCTACGCTActcaggagctgcagctgaggctcCAGCAGCTGCAAAA tggTTCAGGCCCCAGTCATTTCCCGCTGGGTGAGATCCAGCTGACGGTCAGACACAGCTCGCAGAGGAACAAACTCATCGTGGTCGTTCACAGCTGCAG AAACCTGATAGCGTTCACTGATCATGGGTCAGATCCGTATGTCCGCCTCTACCTGCTGCCTGACAAACGGAGGTCGGGCAGGAGGAAAACTCACACTTACAAGAAAATGCTCAACCCCGTTTATGATCAGAC gtTTGAGTTCAGTGTCTCCCTCGTGGAGCTCCACAGACGGACTCTGGATGTCGCCGTGAAGAACGGTGGAGGTCTGCTCTCCAAACACAAAGGCCTTCTGGGAAAG GTTCTGGTGGATTTGACTCATGAGGACATCACCAAGGGTTGGACACAATG gTATGAGCTGAGTGAAGACGGCCTGACGAAGCATCACCAGCTATAG